Proteins encoded together in one Apteryx mantelli isolate bAptMan1 unplaced genomic scaffold, bAptMan1.hap1 HAP1_SCAFFOLD_20, whole genome shotgun sequence window:
- the LOC136996120 gene encoding olfactory receptor 14C36-like, with translation MSNSSSLNEFLLLALGDTRELQLLHFSLFLGIYLAALLGNGLIITAIACDHRLHTPMYFFLLNLAFLDLGTISTTVPKSMANSLWDTRAISYLGCAAQLFFIILFMLAEYSLLTVMAYDRFVAICKPLHYGTIMGNRACVRMAAVAWASGFLYAVVHTGNTFSLPLCKGNVLDQFFCEILQILKLSCSDSDLGEVRLIALSACLMLGCFVFIVLSYVQIFSAVLRIPSEQGRHKAFSMCLPHLAVVSLFLSTIMYASMKPPSLFSPAVDLVVAVLYTVVPPAVNPLIYSMRNKELKDALRK, from the coding sequence atgtccaacagcagctccctcaatgagttcctcctcctggcattaggggacacgcgggagctgcagctcctgcacttctcgctcttcctgggcatctacctggctgccctcctgggcaacggcctcatcatcacagccatagcctgcgaccaccgcctccacacccccatgtacttcttcctcctcaacctcgccttcctcgaccttggcaccatctccaccactgtccccaaatccatggccaattccctgtgggacaccagagccatttcctacttaggatgtgctgcgcagctctttttcattatcttattcatgttggctgagtattctctcctcactgtcatggcctacgaccgctttgttgccatctgcaagcccctgcactacgggaccatcatgggcaacagagcttgtgtcagaatggcagcagttgcctgggccagtggttttctctatgctgtggtgcacactggaaacacattttccctaccactctgcaaaggcaatgttctggaccagttcttttgtgaaattcttcagatcctcaagctctcctgctcagactccgaCCTCGGGGAAGTTAGACTTATTGCGCTTAGTGCCTGTTTAatgcttgggtgttttgttttcattgtgctgtcctatgtgcagatcttctctgctgtgctgaggatcccctctgagcagggacgacacaaagccttttccatgtgcctgcctcacctggccgtggtctccctctttctcagcactatAATGTATGCCTCCATGAAGCCTCCCTCCCTTTTCTCACCAGCTGtagatctggtggtggctgttctgtacacagtggtgcccccagcagtgaaccccctcatctacagcatgaggaacaaggagctcaaagacgcactgaggaaa